From one Bacteroides fragilis NCTC 9343 genomic stretch:
- a CDS encoding NACHT domain-containing protein yields the protein MNSTFDIRSNCVKIKADIKGRGLQFRGSGVLYPLDGDDEYDYIFTAQHIFKDTRKKKLNAVLDKIGTIEIEVFEDGHFVTYKTITKDTISNSLLPIGEDFLIIKIDKSEKHFTPFLLADDLIEEKSMQLYGVSGEAQDIITRLDCKCVDSKVDLVNITSHVDKMDSLHGMSGGGVFAQNQPLMYGVLWKYAATEGEFHNVKITQVLEEKIKSQLTLRRWKSLNFIKITQCKQAMDVVYGSLFRDVNDSILVNRNNTRFPLEARFVMPDFIDEVQSLYSDDQVKPEEKFVLADPTNLYIKSSEIQEYSEQYLKEFYSQLNKTSNREIRIPASTILNPSRNILLIVGGPGSGKSSLLKYLTLQLLKGKMDIYDGYLPVWMPFSYMARNCDSDIKSIVRDWLQESKLWEKNSHYLEYAFEQQKILLIADGIDEWGDEPLQADRIIRKVKAETEAGNLLAIFSSREYGIANINSPFSTSDTYTIAPLSALQQDELVKKCVDHYNGLVRETKRTAEFLSAKLRSLHDVDRMKENPMLLTILIGQYLQGNELPHNNIAAMDCIMEQLFVKHQQSRKYQAYDYSGSFDYTSNKMMLGVLSKEMFDYYNDGSMDKTQAEILLNQYLNSQTSGQELNNARIVDDLFRHDTHQLGVIEERIGSRISFINRQLQEFMTAKYLSVDIERAKAFIRDNVSNTGLHQVVLFLFEMMPASAFVGLYNILKPIRTNDYRDYYLYKLKLEVLVRSVKAPKYFLLEEIEEYIQRIEWESDYDFKHDLLEILLDGLYNTSLQARIEDFISRYIPSASVYHDIRLSGLAQVANLTEEDRQFVVLTVINGDVSNKILASKVIRNHIAGDEKLLEMVNSYIVPSTLPEVVAFFIRSVIVDGIDIDQENELIRKVVAGDIFTHFYQMEFSLFKGEPVLSDGILELVSELPFSIREEANRLLQQYFLQDDAVMQKALKSVSAPYREQGSISKDIAWKYLLTCWINHPNVIKAIREELNKEYSFNFGNGYELWAIIQRQELSSDLLQVITEWAVNRDKNHFMWGAESLIVNTIVNDSRIKAKLLEALEGMKSYQHIVVHPLIQNWGQDADVIEKLQRCLDEMPLNQSSWIAGYAYEIYQGNDERIKAYLDKCIDNANKDIMKDRAVSVYIEHYKEEFAERYIPRILNGEISMSDHILGSKWGILEAIIQNYSERQDVKEYLLTNYSDDYRFAGQIIVKYHGSELASRMLKKWYHMDTRLRLMMIHKISNLSSMDEHLEGMLHLFKQEGNAYVLCDMVLCLVVHLKRTGRDTDVFKVTEEVFDTAQVTTEYTYKMRFCIYLMYHKLDEYVQLNLSSGGKEYEFSQMHIFYNDSPYIEKTIVDEADYLLADDMANLKKIVKEDKCIYSYVVFFSKYINTTSDAARIIVKYLNENRDNIDDANILLFLMKVGNQKQLLKELVIANIDNTNSEMSATLAQIIVTEFDKDEDIKQLLKLEEWKWHDDSFNRISINCSLNTNVENLKEIYSELKENKYELTNCYASYNFIFSMMDDNKVVENLKYYLTKLQETFVYRMIVTPLTMRLKRDKATADKLYEELLQTEDPRIRVGFYSVLSSAGVKSVELRGWREHQYQHLDEYGHDIVLNRDRKLIVIVQ from the coding sequence ATGAATTCAACTTTTGACATACGCAGTAATTGTGTTAAGATAAAGGCTGACATCAAAGGAAGAGGACTCCAGTTTCGAGGAAGTGGAGTCCTATACCCATTAGATGGAGATGACGAGTATGATTATATCTTTACAGCTCAGCATATTTTTAAAGATACTAGAAAAAAGAAGTTGAATGCTGTTCTTGATAAGATAGGAACAATCGAAATAGAAGTATTTGAGGATGGCCATTTTGTAACCTATAAAACCATTACAAAAGACACTATCTCGAATTCTTTACTTCCTATTGGTGAAGATTTTCTTATCATTAAGATTGACAAGAGCGAAAAGCATTTTACTCCCTTCTTGTTGGCGGATGACCTCATTGAAGAAAAATCCATGCAACTATATGGGGTTTCAGGTGAGGCACAAGATATAATTACCAGACTGGACTGTAAATGTGTAGATAGCAAAGTAGATTTGGTTAATATCACTTCGCATGTAGACAAGATGGACAGTTTACATGGAATGTCTGGTGGTGGTGTTTTTGCCCAGAATCAACCATTGATGTATGGTGTACTATGGAAATATGCTGCGACGGAAGGTGAGTTTCACAATGTAAAGATTACACAGGTATTAGAAGAAAAGATAAAATCACAGTTAACGCTACGAAGATGGAAATCACTTAATTTCATCAAAATAACACAGTGTAAACAAGCAATGGATGTTGTTTACGGTAGCTTGTTCCGTGATGTCAATGATTCAATACTGGTTAACCGTAATAATACGCGGTTCCCTCTAGAGGCAAGATTTGTAATGCCTGACTTTATTGATGAAGTACAAAGCTTATATTCTGATGATCAAGTGAAACCAGAAGAGAAGTTTGTTCTGGCTGATCCGACAAATCTCTATATAAAAAGTAGTGAGATTCAAGAATATAGTGAGCAATATCTTAAAGAATTCTATAGCCAACTGAATAAAACGAGCAATAGAGAAATCAGAATCCCTGCATCAACCATATTGAATCCCAGCAGGAATATATTACTCATTGTGGGAGGTCCCGGCTCAGGCAAGTCTTCTTTGCTAAAGTATCTTACCTTACAACTACTAAAAGGAAAAATGGATATCTATGACGGCTACTTACCTGTATGGATGCCATTTTCATATATGGCAAGGAATTGCGATAGTGATATAAAGAGCATAGTTCGGGATTGGCTTCAAGAAAGTAAGTTATGGGAGAAAAACAGCCATTATCTGGAATATGCATTTGAGCAGCAAAAGATACTATTAATAGCTGATGGAATAGATGAATGGGGTGATGAGCCCTTACAAGCAGATAGAATTATTCGTAAAGTGAAGGCGGAGACAGAAGCTGGTAATTTACTAGCCATTTTTTCAAGTAGGGAATATGGCATTGCGAATATCAATTCTCCCTTCAGTACAAGCGACACATATACAATCGCACCATTGTCTGCGCTACAGCAGGATGAGCTTGTGAAGAAATGCGTTGATCATTATAATGGTCTGGTTCGCGAAACAAAGAGGACAGCAGAGTTCCTATCTGCTAAGTTGAGGTCGCTACATGACGTTGATCGTATGAAAGAGAACCCTATGCTGCTAACCATCCTTATTGGGCAATATCTACAGGGTAACGAACTTCCTCACAACAATATTGCAGCCATGGACTGTATAATGGAGCAATTGTTTGTTAAGCATCAGCAGTCACGCAAGTACCAGGCTTACGACTATTCTGGGTCATTTGACTACACAAGTAACAAAATGATGCTTGGAGTTCTGTCAAAAGAAATGTTTGACTATTACAATGATGGCAGCATGGATAAGACCCAGGCAGAAATACTGCTTAACCAATATCTGAATAGTCAGACATCAGGGCAGGAACTGAATAATGCGCGTATTGTTGATGATTTATTCAGGCATGATACACATCAACTGGGCGTTATAGAGGAAAGAATAGGCTCTCGCATCTCCTTTATCAATAGGCAACTACAGGAATTTATGACTGCCAAATACCTTTCGGTAGATATAGAGAGGGCTAAAGCGTTTATTCGAGATAATGTTTCGAATACCGGGCTACACCAAGTTGTTCTCTTTCTTTTCGAAATGATGCCAGCATCAGCTTTTGTAGGTTTGTACAATATCTTAAAACCTATAAGAACAAACGATTATAGGGATTATTATTTGTATAAGTTGAAATTAGAGGTTCTGGTAAGATCTGTGAAAGCACCCAAATATTTCTTACTCGAAGAAATTGAAGAATACATACAAAGGATTGAGTGGGAATCTGATTATGACTTCAAACATGATTTACTGGAAATCCTGCTCGATGGTTTGTATAATACCTCATTACAGGCTCGTATTGAAGACTTTATTTCCAGATATATCCCTTCGGCTTCCGTATATCATGACATTAGGTTATCTGGTTTGGCACAAGTGGCTAACTTGACGGAAGAAGATCGCCAGTTTGTTGTTTTGACTGTTATAAATGGTGATGTGAGCAACAAAATACTCGCATCTAAGGTAATTAGGAATCATATCGCTGGAGATGAGAAGTTGCTGGAGATGGTTAATTCATATATAGTACCATCAACATTGCCAGAAGTGGTAGCCTTCTTCATTAGAAGTGTTATTGTAGATGGGATAGATATAGATCAGGAAAACGAGCTAATACGGAAAGTTGTGGCAGGTGACATCTTTACTCACTTTTATCAAATGGAGTTTTCTTTATTTAAAGGTGAGCCCGTTTTATCTGATGGAATCCTTGAATTAGTTTCAGAACTACCATTTTCAATTCGAGAGGAGGCTAACCGGTTATTGCAGCAATATTTCCTACAAGACGATGCTGTCATGCAAAAGGCTTTAAAGTCGGTTAGCGCACCCTACAGAGAACAAGGTAGTATTAGCAAGGATATAGCCTGGAAATATCTATTGACATGTTGGATAAATCATCCAAATGTTATCAAGGCCATCAGGGAGGAACTTAATAAGGAATATTCTTTTAATTTTGGGAATGGATATGAATTGTGGGCGATTATTCAAAGACAAGAACTATCTTCTGATTTGCTTCAAGTTATAACCGAATGGGCTGTCAATAGGGACAAAAATCATTTTATGTGGGGTGCTGAGTCCCTCATTGTAAATACCATTGTTAACGATTCTCGAATTAAAGCTAAACTTCTTGAAGCATTAGAGGGGATGAAAAGTTATCAGCATATTGTTGTCCATCCTCTCATCCAAAACTGGGGACAAGATGCTGATGTTATCGAAAAACTTCAGCGATGTCTGGATGAGATGCCGTTAAACCAATCTTCGTGGATAGCAGGATATGCATATGAAATATACCAAGGCAATGACGAACGTATTAAGGCATATCTAGATAAATGTATCGATAATGCGAACAAGGATATAATGAAAGACCGTGCAGTGTCTGTGTATATAGAACATTACAAGGAGGAATTTGCAGAAAGGTACATACCACGGATACTCAATGGCGAAATCTCGATGAGTGACCATATCCTCGGTTCAAAATGGGGCATACTGGAAGCCATTATACAGAATTATTCTGAGCGTCAGGATGTCAAAGAGTACCTTCTGACTAATTATTCTGACGACTATAGATTTGCTGGTCAGATTATAGTAAAATATCATGGTTCTGAGTTAGCCTCTCGAATGCTTAAGAAGTGGTATCACATGGATACGCGTTTAAGACTCATGATGATACATAAGATTTCCAACCTGTCGAGTATGGACGAGCATTTAGAGGGAATGTTACACCTATTCAAACAGGAAGGGAATGCCTATGTCCTTTGTGATATGGTCTTATGTCTAGTTGTTCATTTGAAAAGGACGGGGAGGGATACAGACGTATTCAAAGTTACCGAGGAGGTGTTCGATACGGCTCAGGTGACAACAGAATACACATACAAAATGCGATTCTGTATATATCTAATGTATCATAAGCTTGATGAATATGTGCAGTTAAACTTGAGTTCTGGTGGTAAAGAGTATGAATTTTCCCAGATGCACATTTTCTACAATGATAGTCCATATATTGAGAAAACAATCGTTGATGAGGCTGATTATTTACTTGCCGATGATATGGCTAATTTAAAGAAAATTGTTAAGGAAGACAAGTGTATCTATTCCTATGTTGTTTTCTTCTCAAAATATATTAACACAACATCAGACGCGGCTCGAATTATTGTAAAGTATCTTAATGAAAATAGAGATAATATTGACGATGCAAATATTCTGCTGTTCTTAATGAAAGTGGGAAACCAGAAACAGTTATTGAAAGAATTGGTTATAGCCAATATAGATAATACGAATAGCGAAATGTCTGCGACATTGGCTCAAATCATTGTCACTGAATTTGATAAAGATGAAGATATAAAACAGCTTCTGAAGCTGGAAGAGTGGAAATGGCATGATGATTCCTTTAATAGAATATCAATTAATTGTTCACTCAACACTAACGTGGAAAATTTGAAAGAGATTTATAGCGAGTTAAAAGAGAACAAGTATGAATTGACTAATTGTTATGCCTCATACAACTTCATATTCTCAATGATGGATGATAACAAAGTTGTGGAGAACCTGAAATACTACTTGACCAAACTTCAAGAGACTTTTGTCTATCGAATGATTGTTACCCCCTTGACCATGAGGTTGAAACGAGATAAAGCAACGGCTGATAAACTATATGAAGAACTATTACAGACTGAAGATCCAAGAATCAGAGTGGGCTTCTATTCAGTTCTTTCATCAGCAGGTGTTAAATCGGTAGAACTAAGGGGTTGGAGAGAACATCAATATCAGCATCTTGATGAATATGGACATGATATTGTGTTGAATAGAGATAGGAAGTTGATTGTGATTGTACAATGA
- a CDS encoding ComEC/Rec2 family competence protein has product MVIEILQAGTGDSIWVSHNKKNIVIDGGKSTAAIRAKYSKMPQDEIIDLLVVTHIDSDHIAGIIALVKHMKEIGETHRLKQVWFNFPKKEETDEYSVGEGNELTSLLLEIDGLFWNNNTSELLGSTIEFGDIKLHVLAPDHDVAYENKPKEPDELGVRSDDWYIDLRTLIDNVDDDDIDEGGTNSQSIIILAECEGKKLLLPGDSTPKKLCDALQSYNKTNGTPLELDFMKLPHHGSTRNVTKNILNEVTCSNFIISTKKNNKYYLPNKETIAKLIRYRDSADKAINVYFNYQESLDVLGITAEELTENNINLNVCNEFNF; this is encoded by the coding sequence ATGGTCATAGAGATTCTTCAAGCAGGTACTGGTGATAGTATTTGGGTTAGTCACAATAAGAAGAATATTGTGATTGATGGTGGAAAATCTACAGCAGCTATTAGGGCCAAGTATAGCAAAATGCCACAGGATGAGATTATTGACCTGCTTGTGGTGACTCATATTGATTCTGACCACATAGCTGGTATCATAGCATTGGTTAAACACATGAAAGAAATTGGAGAGACACATAGGCTGAAACAAGTTTGGTTTAACTTTCCCAAGAAAGAAGAGACAGATGAATATTCTGTAGGCGAAGGAAATGAGTTAACGTCTCTTCTTCTTGAAATAGACGGATTGTTCTGGAATAATAATACTTCCGAGTTACTTGGTTCTACGATAGAGTTTGGCGACATAAAACTGCATGTATTAGCACCTGACCATGATGTTGCATATGAAAATAAGCCGAAAGAACCTGATGAGCTTGGAGTTCGTTCAGATGATTGGTATATTGATTTAAGGACCTTGATTGATAATGTTGATGATGACGATATAGATGAAGGAGGTACCAATAGTCAGTCAATTATAATTCTGGCTGAATGTGAAGGCAAGAAGTTATTGTTACCAGGTGACAGTACCCCTAAGAAACTATGTGATGCGCTTCAGTCTTATAATAAGACTAACGGTACACCTCTTGAATTGGATTTTATGAAACTTCCCCATCATGGGAGTACGCGAAATGTTACTAAAAACATCCTTAACGAGGTAACATGTTCAAACTTCATAATTTCGACAAAGAAGAATAATAAATATTATTTACCAAATAAAGAGACTATTGCCAAGCTTATTCGCTACAGAGACAGTGCAGATAAGGCAATCAACGTGTATTTTAACTATCAAGAATCTCTTGATGTACTTGGAATAACAGCAGAAGAGTTGACAGAAAATAATATTAATCTCAACGTTTGCAATGAATTCAACTTTTGA
- a CDS encoding UvrD-helicase domain-containing protein — protein MFVWGKNDLNPEQEKAIYNENSILLIACPGSGKTRTIIYKIAYELSKLESNKQYIIAITYTNRAADEIKERIELLGVDTEQLWIGTIHSFCVEWILKPYHMYLEELRFGYDIINTNDTENYLVSLCASYSTPKKKITYWDCLCYCFTSEGLKINCTKPTIKETVELIIYDYYQNLKEKHEIDYGLILYYSYCLLKENQSICKTLSNIFPYILIDEYQDTKELQYMILGAILKTGKENKAFIVGDPNQSIYGNLGGFPMNKTQLENVTGLYYDELSLSNNYRSSSLLVSYFDYFKTYANKIEATGKTKDYQSVISYNKTISIEDLENEIVRIIQTNIDEYHIFPNEICILAPQWIHLSGLTRNLMARLPQYSFDGPGMAPFARDIDNFWYKLSRIILTDSTPGLYIRRLRWASEIVTNLISIGVTNVDLSAKQILYICNNILINEQDGLEYLKKFFNAFLDRVNIDINQNKYLKMHYDAFFDSSKKRIERLKKEGAEFITNIDTFRKVFQQKKGITISTNHGVKGAEFDTVIAFGLLDGYVPHFSELNKEESAKRILYVIASRARKNLYLISEQGRKKYPTQILDRYKYPYNG, from the coding sequence ATGTTTGTTTGGGGAAAAAATGATTTGAATCCAGAGCAGGAAAAGGCTATATATAATGAAAACAGTATCTTATTAATAGCATGTCCAGGAAGTGGAAAAACAAGAACAATAATCTATAAGATAGCTTATGAACTGTCTAAATTAGAATCCAATAAACAGTATATTATTGCTATCACATATACAAATCGTGCTGCAGATGAAATAAAAGAGCGAATAGAATTATTGGGGGTAGATACTGAACAACTATGGATTGGAACTATTCATTCATTCTGTGTTGAATGGATTCTTAAACCGTACCATATGTATCTAGAAGAACTAAGATTTGGATATGATATTATTAATACTAATGATACTGAGAATTATCTAGTGTCTTTATGTGCTTCATATTCAACACCAAAGAAAAAAATTACATATTGGGATTGTCTTTGTTATTGCTTCACATCGGAAGGCTTGAAGATAAATTGCACCAAACCAACAATAAAGGAGACTGTAGAATTAATTATCTATGATTACTATCAGAATTTAAAAGAAAAGCATGAAATAGATTATGGATTAATATTATATTATTCATATTGTCTTTTGAAAGAAAATCAAAGTATATGTAAGACTCTATCTAATATTTTTCCTTATATTTTAATTGATGAATATCAAGATACAAAAGAATTGCAATATATGATTTTAGGTGCAATTTTAAAAACCGGAAAAGAGAATAAAGCTTTTATTGTTGGTGATCCGAATCAATCTATATATGGTAATTTAGGAGGTTTTCCAATGAATAAAACTCAATTGGAAAATGTAACGGGATTATATTATGACGAGTTATCATTAAGTAATAATTATAGATCATCATCTCTTCTTGTATCATATTTTGATTACTTTAAAACTTATGCAAACAAAATAGAGGCTACAGGAAAAACGAAGGACTACCAAAGTGTTATTAGTTATAATAAGACAATTTCAATAGAAGATTTAGAAAATGAAATAGTTCGTATAATTCAAACAAATATTGATGAATATCATATCTTTCCGAATGAAATATGTATACTTGCACCACAATGGATTCATTTATCTGGTTTAACAAGAAACTTAATGGCACGTTTACCTCAATATAGTTTTGATGGGCCAGGTATGGCACCATTTGCACGTGATATAGATAATTTTTGGTATAAATTATCACGTATTATATTAACAGATTCTACTCCGGGTTTATATATCAGAAGATTACGTTGGGCAAGTGAAATAGTAACTAATCTAATATCGATTGGAGTAACTAATGTTGATTTATCTGCCAAACAAATATTATACATTTGCAATAATATATTAATAAACGAACAAGATGGCTTGGAATATCTAAAGAAATTTTTCAATGCATTTCTTGACAGGGTTAATATTGACATTAATCAGAATAAATATTTAAAAATGCATTATGATGCATTTTTTGATAGTTCTAAAAAACGTATCGAGAGATTGAAAAAGGAAGGTGCAGAGTTTATAACGAACATTGATACTTTTAGAAAAGTCTTTCAACAAAAAAAAGGAATTACTATCTCTACAAACCATGGGGTAAAAGGAGCAGAATTTGATACAGTAATAGCTTTTGGGCTGTTAGATGGCTATGTTCCACATTTTAGTGAGCTAAATAAGGAAGAAAGCGCCAAACGCATATTGTATGTTATAGCTTCTCGTGCTAGAAAAAATTTATATTTAATATCTGAACAGGGCCGGAAGAAATATCCAACACAAATTCTCGATCGTTATAAATATCCATATAATGGATAA
- a CDS encoding sacsin N-terminal ATP-binding-like domain-containing protein: MEEDIQKQIIAAKEEAHDETIWGKPANDIITGIGNNSGVRPQRAIWEMVQNARDVSLNGKADIVFERQHDCFIFQHNGISFTNNTLEALILQTSSKVRNDSVQVGQYGTGFLTTHKLGLKFTLSSSVQLLENEQLFHHFSNFLIDRSSTDKKQMRDSLKKQIKITEEWARNPTIVSGPSSLTTFRYIQEHEVEKMNTKEAFKASSALAPYVIALNPCVNSISFVDNVEDCKELYIRKSTEIINTCDFYNVVKVTIDKCETESCDFTVLMLQSKETVEESGEPKVIVILPIKELESKSVAFALSKDVPNLFIYLPLLGTEQWGLNFIFHSPLFTCDKDSRDSLRFVGNGQNNDVDAERNKGIIQLADVIVSHYITENLSNIQDCMYLAKVAFNLHNSDEALANYYKSLQSSWVKKYESFPFVITKNGNIITRQAKVFDKELFDACLENKDLLTAVYNVTVQIYGTDYLPLETNMLFWSETLLQWYEAESFNPHLIHLSDIVEYIDKNNITTIGEENLWCIDNYIANSKQIGLFTKYKLLPTKNGELRVREDLLNPIIHDESLLKILDSLLPNDVASFIHTRFVLFEDVKIEEYDHNKVKESMRLLVSELSDLQKGHEIYRTNILAGLDVDSNKYEQNKLSDNHINALMGFYAYIVNIGGEAFQYKMIHLLADFYNIDLKSGEAYIKEIYDWRTVAPLLIKDALFRFTLMDSQKQAENAEWVRQMVIALYNYSDYRTYLDKYTVYPNEMDKYCYSKKISKSVNITNDLIALYDKIVNNENGENMCKSIKCVLLKNTYNDYFVENATIEGSSLAEKIMLEIKREGAYPDISANKWKQQILDIIAKQDKDVYWASIFGEIDSSKGAILLSVIQEKEKKDSILSLIRVSDTKKLKALAEVAEDDNLARIIELGKAALRDEMNSEADFEYKKKLGEYVEELIRKEIDSKLKAGSHIMEVLSQQDGQDIIILLDGTAIYYIEVKSRWSQKDSVLMSALQFRTSVEEKTHYALCEVDMITYNRENVDKHEFPDVEETINRISAIMNIGVLNETLKDTLNQDSDQVHVGGDYKVVVPQTVWEEHGKHFNELVEEIKKIVEEKL; this comes from the coding sequence ATGGAAGAAGATATTCAAAAGCAAATTATTGCAGCAAAAGAAGAGGCACATGATGAAACTATATGGGGGAAACCTGCAAATGATATTATTACTGGAATTGGCAATAATTCAGGAGTAAGGCCTCAACGTGCCATATGGGAAATGGTACAGAACGCTAGGGACGTATCCTTAAATGGTAAGGCAGATATAGTATTTGAGCGCCAACACGACTGCTTTATATTTCAACATAACGGTATTTCGTTTACTAATAATACATTAGAAGCGCTGATTTTACAGACTAGCTCAAAGGTACGTAATGATAGCGTACAAGTAGGGCAATATGGCACAGGCTTCCTTACAACACACAAACTTGGTTTAAAGTTCACTCTGTCAAGTTCTGTTCAATTACTAGAAAATGAACAATTATTTCATCATTTTAGTAATTTTCTGATAGATCGTTCTTCAACCGATAAGAAGCAGATGCGTGATAGTCTGAAAAAACAGATAAAAATAACAGAAGAATGGGCTCGGAATCCAACTATCGTGAGCGGACCATCTTCTTTAACTACATTTCGTTATATTCAAGAGCATGAAGTGGAAAAGATGAATACAAAGGAGGCTTTCAAAGCATCTTCTGCTCTTGCTCCTTACGTTATCGCTTTAAACCCTTGTGTAAATTCTATTTCTTTTGTTGACAATGTAGAGGATTGTAAAGAATTATATATTCGAAAAAGTACAGAAATAATTAATACATGTGATTTTTACAATGTAGTTAAGGTAACTATTGATAAATGTGAAACAGAAAGCTGTGACTTTACAGTATTGATGCTTCAAAGTAAAGAGACGGTCGAAGAAAGCGGGGAACCTAAAGTTATAGTTATTTTACCAATTAAGGAGCTGGAAAGTAAATCAGTTGCTTTTGCTTTGTCTAAAGATGTTCCTAACTTATTCATATATTTACCTTTGTTAGGGACTGAACAATGGGGATTAAATTTTATATTTCATTCACCGTTATTTACTTGTGACAAAGATAGCCGTGACAGTTTACGCTTTGTAGGTAATGGACAAAACAATGATGTTGATGCTGAACGGAATAAAGGTATTATACAATTGGCGGATGTTATTGTAAGTCATTATATTACAGAGAATCTTTCTAATATACAAGATTGCATGTATTTGGCAAAGGTTGCATTTAATTTGCATAATAGCGATGAAGCTTTGGCTAACTATTACAAAAGCTTGCAGTCATCATGGGTAAAGAAGTATGAATCTTTTCCTTTTGTGATTACAAAAAACGGCAATATAATAACTAGACAAGCGAAGGTTTTTGATAAGGAACTCTTTGATGCATGTCTAGAAAATAAAGATTTACTGACAGCTGTATATAATGTAACGGTACAAATATATGGTACAGATTATTTACCGTTAGAAACTAATATGTTGTTTTGGAGTGAAACACTATTACAGTGGTATGAAGCAGAGAGTTTCAATCCACATTTGATACACCTTAGTGATATTGTTGAATATATCGATAAAAATAATATTACTACAATTGGAGAAGAAAACCTATGGTGTATTGATAACTATATAGCCAATAGTAAGCAGATAGGGTTATTCACTAAATATAAACTACTACCTACAAAGAATGGGGAATTGCGGGTAAGAGAAGATTTACTGAATCCTATTATACACGATGAATCTTTGCTTAAAATATTAGACAGCTTACTGCCTAACGATGTAGCTTCATTTATTCATACACGATTTGTTTTATTTGAAGATGTAAAGATAGAAGAATACGATCATAACAAAGTTAAAGAAAGCATGCGCCTATTGGTTTCAGAGTTGAGTGATTTGCAGAAGGGACATGAAATCTATCGAACAAATATATTAGCAGGACTTGATGTGGATTCTAATAAATATGAGCAAAATAAACTTTCTGATAATCATATTAATGCCTTAATGGGATTCTATGCATATATAGTTAATATCGGAGGTGAAGCTTTTCAGTATAAAATGATACATCTTTTAGCTGATTTCTATAATATAGATTTGAAATCAGGTGAAGCATATATCAAAGAAATTTATGATTGGCGTACTGTTGCTCCTTTACTAATTAAAGATGCATTATTCCGTTTCACTCTTATGGATAGTCAAAAGCAAGCAGAAAATGCTGAATGGGTGCGCCAAATGGTAATAGCATTATACAACTATTCTGACTACCGTACTTATCTAGATAAGTATACCGTTTATCCGAATGAAATGGATAAATATTGCTATTCAAAAAAAATATCGAAAAGCGTTAATATAACCAATGATTTAATAGCATTGTATGATAAGATAGTCAATAACGAGAATGGTGAGAATATGTGTAAAAGCATAAAATGTGTATTACTTAAAAATACATACAACGATTATTTTGTAGAAAATGCTACGATAGAAGGTTCTTCATTAGCTGAAAAAATCATGTTGGAAATAAAACGTGAAGGAGCTTATCCAGATATTTCTGCAAATAAATGGAAACAACAAATCTTAGACATCATAGCAAAGCAAGATAAAGACGTTTACTGGGCATCAATATTTGGTGAAATAGACTCGTCAAAAGGTGCTATTCTACTGTCTGTAATACAAGAAAAGGAGAAAAAAGACAGCATACTAAGTCTTATTCGAGTAAGTGATACGAAGAAACTAAAGGCTTTAGCCGAAGTCGCTGAGGATGATAATTTGGCTCGAATTATTGAATTGGGTAAAGCTGCATTGAGAGATGAAATGAATTCAGAAGCAGACTTTGAATACAAAAAGAAACTAGGCGAATATGTAGAAGAACTCATACGTAAAGAGATAGACAGTAAACTGAAAGCTGGTTCACATATAATGGAAGTTTTAAGTCAGCAAGATGGCCAAGATATTATTATATTACTTGATGGTACTGCAATTTATTACATAGAAGTTAAGTCTCGCTGGTCTCAAAAGGATTCTGTATTGATGAGTGCATTGCAATTCCGTACTTCCGTTGAAGAAAAGACACATTATGCCTTGTGCGAAGTAGACATGATTACGTATAATAGAGAAAACGTTGACAAACATGAGTTTCCTGATGTTGAAGAAACAATAAATCGTATATCTGCAATTATGAATATTGGTGTGCTAAATGAGACTTTAAAAGATACTTTAAATCAGGATTCTGACCAAGTACATGTAGGTGGAGATTACAAAGTTGTAGTACCTCAGACTGTATGGGAGGAACATGGTAAACATTTTAATGAATTAGTGGAAGAAATAAAAAAAATAGTAGAAGAAAAATTGTAA